From one Candidatus Acididesulfobacter guangdongensis genomic stretch:
- a CDS encoding HEPN domain-containing protein, which translates to MEINNTNNDSPVIKEQPEIFKSILEESKGIDAYNEINKLINLDNIGSIIDDISINYSDETKEYNKGIQKRLNNNLLINNINDCLKDAKIDLRAYNALFKDANYSRAIFNLQQAAEKTIKALCFIMFDKFEPLKIGHSPLTIFNFYFKKEKLFSEMLNIIIKKADAQLKTDMLDVLSKIYDKNYQKDFNINIIKIFLIKDDYNMAGLIIKLLQNIKQKFLNNDHNLNNIFFSSELMIFNLIVSPHENCSRYSGQKIKPENYTFESKIVGYSSGIALELGNIINYIDKLVNIDSNSTP; encoded by the coding sequence ATGGAAATAAATAATACAAATAATGATAGTCCTGTTATAAAGGAACAACCAGAAATATTTAAAAGTATTTTAGAAGAGTCAAAAGGAATAGATGCATATAATGAAATAAACAAATTAATTAATTTGGATAATATAGGAAGTATAATAGATGATATTTCTATTAATTATTCAGATGAAACAAAAGAATATAATAAGGGTATCCAGAAAAGACTTAATAATAATCTATTAATAAATAATATAAATGATTGCTTAAAAGATGCAAAAATAGACTTGAGAGCTTATAACGCCTTATTTAAAGATGCAAACTATTCTCGAGCAATTTTTAATCTTCAACAAGCAGCTGAAAAAACGATAAAGGCTTTATGTTTTATAATGTTTGACAAATTTGAACCTCTTAAAATAGGGCATAGTCCTCTCACAATTTTTAATTTCTACTTTAAAAAAGAAAAGTTATTTTCAGAAATGTTAAACATTATTATAAAAAAAGCAGATGCACAACTTAAAACAGATATGTTAGACGTTTTATCTAAAATTTATGATAAAAATTATCAAAAAGATTTTAATATAAATATAATAAAAATATTTTTAATCAAAGATGATTATAATATGGCTGGTTTAATAATAAAATTATTGCAAAACATTAAACAAAAGTTTTTGAATAATGATCATAATTTAAATAATATATTTTTTTCTTCAGAGTTAATGATTTTTAATTTAATTGTATCTCCTCATGAAAATTGTTCTAGATATTCTGGGCAAAAAATAAAACCTGAAAATTATACTTTTGAATCTAAAATAGTAGGATATTCAAGCGGTATTGCTTTAGAATTAGGAAATATAATTAATTATATAGATAAGTTAGTTAATATCGATAGTAATTCTACGCCATAA
- a CDS encoding DUF262 domain-containing protein, with protein sequence MSKIDFRREGVGHLIIDNFMEVPAYQRSYAWEELNVRDLIEDIRNSNFQEYFIGTAVVTPNNNGDLEIVDGQQRIATIYMFFVAIRDLMKEIKDDANANIIENQYLLKTTFGSKDIKQKLKLNDLDNDFFLKRIIQGDISQLPSKESHDRILKAYELIKQFAKNEYNSFGMERITELINFMEKDLAVIMVKVPDDVNAFTIFETLNDRGLALSQTDLIKNYLLNISNDRLQETRIKWTHFTGAIEAAEYEDEVLNYIRYYWSSKYGLTREKELFKNIKNSITNKNAAVTLLSNLDKDSRLYLAILNQDNEHWKDMPKCAEYIKALKDLRLTQNRPLILAILEMFNDSEVEKALKLVLNLSVRTLITGGGGGTLETEFSNLSKKIHNALIKNASELKNGMKNIVPTDELFKKNFMITSFSKSYIARYFLVEIEKYMDNTMEIIPNQNPEKLNLEHILPETISNFSDWPSFNEDSHKSYYKRIGNLTLLDTKMNSDAGNNDFQSKKNIYKDSRIAITKDLCNFNSWSPQDIDNRQQIFADTAANIWNTKFN encoded by the coding sequence ATGTCAAAAATTGACTTTAGAAGAGAAGGTGTCGGTCATCTAATTATTGATAACTTTATGGAAGTTCCTGCATACCAAAGATCATATGCATGGGAAGAATTAAATGTAAGAGATTTAATCGAAGATATCAGAAATTCAAATTTTCAAGAATATTTTATAGGGACCGCAGTTGTCACTCCTAATAATAATGGGGATTTAGAAATAGTTGACGGACAACAACGAATTGCAACAATATATATGTTTTTTGTGGCAATAAGAGATTTGATGAAAGAAATAAAAGATGACGCAAACGCAAATATTATTGAAAATCAATATTTGCTAAAAACAACTTTCGGAAGTAAAGATATAAAACAAAAATTAAAGCTAAACGATTTGGATAATGATTTTTTTCTTAAAAGAATTATCCAAGGGGACATCTCTCAACTCCCTTCTAAAGAATCTCATGATAGAATTTTGAAAGCATATGAACTAATTAAGCAATTCGCCAAGAATGAATATAATAGTTTTGGAATGGAACGAATTACAGAACTGATTAATTTTATGGAAAAAGACCTTGCCGTTATTATGGTCAAAGTCCCAGATGATGTTAACGCTTTTACAATTTTCGAAACTTTAAACGATCGCGGCTTAGCCCTTTCTCAAACCGATTTGATAAAAAATTATTTATTAAATATATCTAATGATAGACTTCAAGAAACACGAATAAAGTGGACGCATTTTACGGGTGCAATTGAAGCAGCAGAATATGAAGATGAGGTTCTGAATTACATTAGGTATTATTGGTCATCTAAATACGGATTAACAAGGGAAAAGGAATTATTTAAAAATATTAAAAATAGTATTACAAATAAGAATGCCGCGGTTACATTGCTTTCTAATTTAGATAAAGATAGCCGACTATATTTAGCTATCCTAAACCAAGATAACGAACACTGGAAAGATATGCCTAAGTGTGCCGAGTATATAAAAGCTTTAAAAGATTTGAGATTAACCCAGAATAGACCTTTGATACTCGCAATACTGGAAATGTTCAATGATAGCGAAGTTGAAAAAGCTTTAAAATTAGTTCTTAATTTATCTGTACGAACTTTAATTACCGGCGGCGGTGGCGGCACATTAGAAACAGAGTTTTCAAATCTATCTAAAAAAATACATAATGCTCTTATTAAAAATGCCTCAGAATTAAAAAACGGAATGAAAAATATAGTCCCCACTGATGAATTATTTAAGAAAAATTTTATGATCACCTCATTCTCTAAATCTTACATCGCTCGGTATTTTCTGGTTGAAATTGAAAAATATATGGACAACACCATGGAAATCATACCAAATCAAAATCCAGAAAAATTAAATTTAGAGCATATTTTGCCGGAAACCATTTCTAACTTTTCAGATTGGCCCAGTTTCAATGAAGATAGTCATAAATCATATTATAAGAGAATAGGTAATTTAACGTTATTGGATACAAAAATGAACTCAGATGCAGGAAATAATGATTTTCAAAGCAAAAAGAATATATATAAAGATTCAAGAATAGCTATTACAAAAGATTTATGTAATTTCAATAGTTGGTCTCCGCAGGATATTGATAATAGGCAACAAATATTTGCAGATACCGCTGCTAATATCTGGAACACAAAGTTTAATTAA
- a CDS encoding XRE family transcriptional regulator, producing the protein MQHSKINNVKNIKKEILLKFGNKVRKERLKLSLSQEELAEKANVHRTYIGMIERAERNITLENIEKIAKALNLTIKDLF; encoded by the coding sequence ATGCAACATTCTAAAATTAATAATGTGAAAAATATTAAAAAAGAAATACTTTTAAAATTTGGCAATAAAGTAAGGAAGGAAAGACTTAAGTTAAGCCTTTCCCAAGAAGAGCTTGCAGAGAAAGCAAACGTTCATAGAACTTATATTGGAATGATAGAAAGAGCAGAAAGAAACATTACTCTGGAAAATATTGAAAAGATCGCCAAAGCACTGAATCTAACAATTAAAGATTTATTCTAG
- a CDS encoding site-specific DNA-methyltransferase: MIKKINIFNSKNLKLSYQDKYFHSLIIDLPVYSEDMVKSFSNIHFNPDFVQKIQEIFDSSLQLICDKGLLFIYGSPSQLMKCYEYIPDGFKFRYWIAIDSINTIEKKAKNHLKHNHLGILMLSKGGQFLELDTKNTRIDYIACSACKRNIKDWGGKKHLMNIKGTGISDVWKDFYDIQKTVNDPDNNNISLNIIDYQSSNNYFDYGRMPDKVLKRLLALLKEEERNILYLNIDKEYIAPLNLTSKPRPADKIFVDSSRYRNKLLHGDCIAKMEEIAREYPDGIFDLVFADPPYNLDKSYNKYNDELSEQQYIEWCNKWLELCVKLTKPTGNILILNIPKWALEHARLLNSIAYFQNWIVWDALSLPKGKIMPAHYALLAYSKAPNGFTYNKPADIDSLEYCLRANCIKTRKNANIDNKVPVSDIWWDIHRIKHKIDRDDHPCQLPDKLMDRIIQSYSNEGDLVFDPFCGAGTTAISALKNNRKYTTIELDEYYLNITAAKLEQIEKNGKLDRVGKNNKAVSVYTKKELETKVQAYSQALGRRPTLNEFVEKFLIDIEQLKILYPEPHRVLKAGRIALLNDEKQRYLDLNF, encoded by the coding sequence ATGATAAAAAAAATAAATATATTTAATTCAAAAAATTTAAAATTATCATATCAAGATAAATATTTTCATTCTTTGATAATAGACTTGCCGGTATATTCGGAAGATATGGTAAAATCATTTAGCAATATTCATTTTAATCCGGATTTTGTGCAGAAAATACAAGAAATTTTTGATTCTTCATTGCAATTGATATGCGATAAAGGTTTGCTGTTTATTTATGGTTCGCCTTCGCAGCTTATGAAGTGTTATGAATATATTCCTGACGGATTTAAATTTAGATACTGGATAGCCATAGATTCTATAAATACTATCGAGAAAAAAGCTAAAAATCATTTGAAGCATAATCATCTTGGTATTTTGATGCTTAGCAAGGGCGGGCAGTTTTTAGAATTAGACACAAAAAATACGCGAATTGATTATATTGCTTGCAGCGCTTGCAAGAGAAATATTAAAGACTGGGGCGGAAAGAAACATTTAATGAATATTAAAGGAACAGGTATATCCGACGTATGGAAAGATTTTTACGATATTCAAAAAACTGTCAATGATCCGGATAATAATAATATTTCTTTGAATATAATAGACTATCAATCTTCGAACAATTATTTTGACTATGGTAGAATGCCGGATAAGGTATTAAAAAGACTTTTAGCCCTTTTAAAAGAAGAGGAAAGGAATATACTATATCTCAATATCGATAAAGAATATATCGCACCTCTGAATCTTACGTCAAAGCCACGGCCTGCCGACAAAATATTTGTAGATTCGAGTCGTTACAGAAACAAGCTTCTTCACGGTGATTGCATTGCTAAAATGGAAGAAATTGCCCGAGAATATCCAGACGGTATATTTGATTTAGTTTTTGCAGACCCCCCGTATAACTTAGATAAAAGCTATAATAAATATAATGACGAACTATCGGAGCAACAGTATATTGAATGGTGTAATAAATGGTTAGAATTATGCGTTAAATTAACGAAACCGACCGGCAATATTCTTATATTGAATATACCGAAATGGGCTTTAGAGCATGCCAGACTACTTAACTCTATAGCGTATTTTCAGAACTGGATAGTGTGGGATGCCCTCTCTTTGCCTAAAGGCAAAATTATGCCCGCCCATTATGCATTATTGGCATATTCTAAAGCCCCTAATGGTTTTACCTATAATAAACCGGCGGATATCGACAGTTTAGAGTATTGCTTAAGGGCAAATTGCATAAAAACAAGAAAAAATGCAAATATAGATAACAAAGTGCCGGTATCCGATATCTGGTGGGATATACATAGAATAAAACATAAAATTGACAGAGATGACCATCCCTGTCAATTACCCGATAAACTTATGGATAGGATCATTCAGTCATATTCAAATGAAGGCGATTTGGTATTCGACCCGTTTTGCGGGGCCGGAACGACTGCTATCAGTGCATTAAAAAACAATAGGAAATATACGACTATAGAATTAGACGAATACTATTTAAACATAACGGCAGCTAAACTTGAGCAAATCGAGAAAAACGGCAAATTAGACAGGGTCGGCAAGAATAATAAAGCGGTTTCTGTCTATACCAAAAAAGAATTGGAAACCAAAGTGCAGGCTTATTCTCAAGCTCTTGGAAGAAGACCAACGCTAAATGAATTTGTCGAAAAATTTTTAATAGATATAGAACAATTAAAAATACTTTATCCGGAACCTCATAGGGTTTTAAAAGCCGGCAGAATAGCTTTATTAAATGACGAGAAACAGAGATATTTAGATCTTAACTTTTAA
- a CDS encoding HEPN domain-containing protein gives MSKEKILEHIGRLIEKGDKVLETRKPNLPNPFGLPTLDSASFSGWQTQTIAFLINLLGETHTYVQSFKEIIKLTAAYEDSVRSGQAILNSVREDVLGGFLTDIKMLVSAEIFTDFIEMAKHLLECGYKDPAASLCGAVLEDGLRKITLKNGIKLKSKEDLSSMNQKCADSNIYNRLIQKKIQVLNDIRNNADHGKFDEYDKNDVKDMIKKTSDFLSDHLK, from the coding sequence ATGTCTAAAGAAAAAATATTAGAACATATAGGCAGACTAATTGAAAAAGGCGATAAAGTACTTGAAACGCGTAAACCTAATCTACCAAATCCTTTTGGATTACCAACCCTTGATTCAGCTTCATTTTCAGGGTGGCAAACCCAGACGATAGCTTTTTTAATTAATTTACTGGGAGAGACCCACACATATGTGCAAAGTTTTAAGGAAATTATAAAATTGACGGCAGCATATGAAGATTCCGTGAGGTCGGGTCAGGCGATTCTTAATTCTGTTAGAGAAGATGTTTTAGGTGGATTTCTTACCGATATAAAGATGCTTGTTTCTGCAGAAATATTTACAGATTTCATAGAAATGGCGAAACACCTTTTGGAATGCGGATACAAAGACCCAGCCGCCTCTTTATGTGGAGCAGTTTTAGAAGATGGACTTAGAAAAATAACATTAAAAAATGGGATAAAGCTAAAATCTAAAGAAGACCTAAGTTCAATGAATCAAAAATGTGCTGATAGCAATATTTATAACAGATTAATACAAAAGAAAATCCAGGTATTGAACGATATTCGCAACAATGCAGATCACGGAAAATTCGATGAATATGATAAAAATGATGTTAAAGATATGATTAAAAAAACAAGTGATTTTTTGTCCGACCATCTTAAATAA
- a CDS encoding DUF4258 domain-containing protein, giving the protein MDNKNIVVKLTKHAEIKIKERNISLNIIEKIISNPEMIENDKIDE; this is encoded by the coding sequence ATGGATAATAAAAATATAGTCGTAAAATTAACAAAACACGCTGAAATAAAAATAAAAGAAAGAAATATTTCTTTAAATATCATAGAAAAAATTATTTCAAATCCTGAAATGATTGAAAATGACAAAATTGACGAATAA
- a CDS encoding DUF2283 domain-containing protein, whose translation MLKIDYDKDGDILEIRFSDNPIKDSEYINESGLVIDYDKDGKIAAVEVISFSKRVATNNSLEALAV comes from the coding sequence ATGTTAAAAATAGATTATGATAAAGACGGCGATATTTTAGAAATTAGATTTTCCGATAATCCCATAAAGGATAGCGAATATATAAATGAATCCGGTTTAGTGATAGATTATGACAAAGACGGTAAAATAGCCGCAGTTGAAGTCATTTCATTTTCTAAGAGAGTAGCAACAAATAATTCGCTTGAAGCATTGGCTGTTTAA
- a CDS encoding alpha/beta fold hydrolase has product MRYFMKNKILYVILFAVIIFVASFFLYAHFFISAEVAKPIKNAVYYKDNVKTAMMKSVVYHKFKKFWNTMYRNLRKKNVVYSLKPLYNDKINKIETYDLTLTSYDGLKLKGYFAIPYGVKGKKYPGVLLLHGYGSYGTPGWAHFFAERGYGALSIDLRGHGRSRSVYNPGFPGLMTNGILRVKTFSMVKIIMDSLSSLRFLEHFKNINSKFIFVTGGSMGGGLSLIDAAIDHHVVAAAADVPFLSDIPVQMPLAKMGPYMEVKSFLKKHPSDKTKVMRSLYYVDTKNFAGWIKSPVLIGVGLKDEDCPPKGTFVVYKLIKSKKQLFIAKNSGHVVLPGWNLEVFKFFASYLPKTIKLYNINKINKKNERKRL; this is encoded by the coding sequence ATGCGGTATTTTATGAAAAATAAAATTTTATATGTAATACTGTTTGCAGTGATAATTTTTGTAGCGTCATTTTTTTTATATGCTCACTTTTTTATATCGGCAGAGGTTGCAAAACCGATTAAAAATGCTGTTTATTATAAGGATAATGTTAAAACGGCAATGATGAAGTCAGTTGTATATCATAAGTTTAAAAAATTCTGGAACACTATGTATAGAAATCTTCGCAAAAAAAATGTCGTTTATAGTCTAAAACCGCTGTATAACGACAAAATAAATAAAATAGAGACCTACGATTTAACCTTAACATCATATGACGGACTAAAGTTAAAAGGTTATTTTGCTATTCCATACGGAGTTAAAGGAAAAAAATATCCCGGTGTGCTGTTATTGCATGGATACGGTTCCTATGGTACTCCGGGCTGGGCACATTTTTTTGCAGAAAGGGGCTACGGCGCACTTTCTATTGATTTAAGGGGGCACGGAAGGAGCAGGTCAGTTTACAATCCCGGGTTTCCGGGGCTCATGACAAACGGCATTCTACGCGTAAAAACTTTTTCGATGGTAAAAATAATAATGGATTCTCTATCGTCGTTAAGATTTCTTGAGCATTTTAAAAATATAAATTCTAAATTTATATTCGTTACAGGAGGAAGTATGGGAGGAGGGCTATCATTAATCGACGCCGCAATAGACCATCATGTCGTAGCCGCCGCCGCAGATGTTCCCTTTTTGAGCGATATACCGGTACAGATGCCTCTTGCAAAGATGGGTCCATATATGGAAGTCAAATCGTTCTTAAAAAAACATCCGTCCGATAAAACTAAGGTTATGAGATCACTGTATTATGTAGATACAAAGAATTTTGCCGGCTGGATTAAATCGCCCGTTCTTATTGGGGTAGGACTTAAAGATGAGGATTGTCCGCCCAAAGGCACTTTCGTCGTATATAAACTAATTAAATCTAAAAAGCAGCTATTTATAGCAAAAAATAGCGGTCATGTGGTTTTGCCCGGATGGAACTTAGAGGTGTTTAAGTTTTTCGCATCATATTTGCCAAAGACAATAAAATTGTATAATATTAATAAAATAAATAAAAAGAATGAAAGAAAACGGTTATGA
- a CDS encoding DEAD/DEAH box helicase: protein MRAIADAGYITPTAVQAKAIPLILAGGDVMASAQTGTGKTAAFTLPILHHLLEKPSVNNNRSGFPRCLILTPTRELAAQVEESVKTYGKYTSLKTMVMYGGVSIFAQIKSLRRHIDIVVSTPGRLLDHITRKTLDLSGVEVLVLDEADRMLDMGFIRDIKKITALLPKQRQNLLLSATFSEEIKSLSKGILHNPVFVEVTRRNTPSELVEQSVHLVQQRLKSHLLSHIIRHYDWKQVLVFTRTKNGANKLTEKLLSDGISSAAIHSNKSQPARTKALTQFKNGSLSVLVATDIVSRGLDIDHLPHVVNFELPNVAEDYIHRIGRTGRAGSAGAAISLVDREELQYLKEIERVIKREIPKVVFDSFVPPANLPAEVQNSSPRRQNMPRRTASANFNTDNTRTADTNKRYTGTTANRADNNNKRYAGTTANRAGDSSRGYSTNSRTFSADNKRYTAGANADDNSRKTGAGNNYYTTRTNNAAMPRTAAPGSQNRPQRYGKSQNARTAQFKTSRPSSKNSD, encoded by the coding sequence ATGCGCGCTATTGCCGACGCTGGTTATATCACGCCGACCGCAGTGCAGGCTAAGGCGATTCCGCTAATATTGGCAGGCGGCGACGTAATGGCAAGTGCTCAGACCGGCACAGGTAAAACTGCCGCTTTTACCCTGCCGATATTACATCATCTGTTGGAAAAGCCGTCAGTTAATAATAACCGCTCAGGTTTTCCGCGCTGTTTAATACTGACCCCTACGCGTGAACTGGCTGCTCAGGTAGAAGAATCAGTGAAAACATACGGGAAATATACTTCTCTTAAAACTATGGTTATGTATGGGGGCGTCAGTATTTTCGCTCAGATTAAATCTTTAAGGAGGCATATTGATATAGTTGTTTCAACGCCCGGACGTCTGCTTGACCATATAACGAGAAAAACGCTTGATTTATCCGGCGTAGAAGTTTTGGTGCTGGATGAAGCAGACCGCATGTTAGATATGGGTTTTATTAGGGATATAAAAAAAATAACGGCATTGCTGCCCAAACAGAGACAGAATTTATTACTATCGGCGACTTTTTCCGAAGAGATTAAATCTCTTTCAAAAGGTATATTGCATAACCCTGTATTTGTCGAAGTTACACGCAGGAATACTCCGTCTGAGCTTGTAGAACAAAGTGTGCATTTAGTGCAGCAGCGTCTTAAAAGCCATTTGCTTTCACACATCATCAGACATTATGACTGGAAACAGGTGTTAGTGTTTACACGCACTAAAAACGGCGCCAATAAACTTACTGAAAAACTGCTGTCAGACGGCATTTCGTCGGCAGCTATACACAGCAACAAAAGTCAGCCTGCAAGGACAAAAGCGCTAACCCAATTTAAGAACGGCTCCCTCTCTGTACTGGTTGCTACAGATATTGTTTCACGCGGATTAGATATAGACCATCTGCCGCACGTAGTAAATTTTGAATTGCCGAATGTTGCCGAAGATTACATTCACCGTATAGGACGCACAGGACGGGCAGGCAGCGCCGGTGCTGCTATTTCATTAGTAGATAGAGAAGAGCTTCAATATTTAAAAGAAATTGAACGAGTTATTAAACGGGAGATTCCTAAAGTAGTATTTGACAGTTTTGTGCCGCCGGCTAATCTTCCGGCTGAAGTTCAAAATTCGTCGCCGCGCCGGCAGAATATGCCAAGAAGGACTGCGAGCGCAAATTTTAATACTGATAACACTAGAACCGCTGATACTAATAAGAGATATACCGGCACTACCGCTAACAGAGCCGATAATAATAATAAGAGATATGCAGGCACAACCGCTAACAGAGCCGGCGATAGCAGCAGGGGATATAGCACTAACAGCAGGACTTTCAGTGCCGATAATAAAAGGTATACCGCCGGCGCAAACGCTGATGATAATAGCAGAAAAACCGGTGCCGGTAATAATTATTATACAACCCGTACAAATAATGCAGCAATGCCTCGCACTGCAGCGCCCGGCAGCCAAAACCGACCGCAGCGTTATGGTAAAAGCCAAAATGCAAGGACTGCGCAATTTAAAACATCGCGTCCGTCAAGTAAAAATTCTGATTAG